One stretch of Amycolatopsis sp. NBC_00345 DNA includes these proteins:
- a CDS encoding epoxide hydrolase family protein, with the protein MSALSPQPIAVEERVLEDLRSRLRATNWPEDAGNEDGRYGVPSALLQDLVRYWAEEYDWRAAERAMNAYEHYFVDVSGTRVHFMRKPGVGPDPTPLILSHGWPWTFWHWSKVIDRLADPAAFGGDPADAFEVIVPSLPGFGYSTPTRPDMNFWKIADVWHELMTRTLGHARYAAAGCDVGALITGQLGHKYADELYGIHIGSALKLDLFTGDRAWDFSGGRPIPPGLPDDQRERLVELDRRFAVHLAAHLLAPSTLGYGLADSPAGMLAWILERWMKWSDNGGDIYSVFTRDDLLTHATIYWTGNAIASSIRTYANNNRYPWAPSHDRTPIIEAPTGITFVDYENPPGVTGSEARVESFLAGDRAAWYNHVNIAAHPRGGHFIPWEIPELWTADLVRTFRSRLGPPPA; encoded by the coding sequence GTGAGCGCATTGTCTCCCCAGCCGATCGCCGTCGAGGAGCGGGTTCTCGAGGATCTGCGGTCGCGGCTGCGGGCCACGAACTGGCCGGAAGACGCCGGGAACGAGGACGGGCGGTACGGCGTTCCCAGTGCCTTGCTCCAGGACTTGGTGCGGTACTGGGCCGAGGAGTACGACTGGCGAGCCGCCGAGCGGGCGATGAATGCCTACGAGCACTATTTCGTCGATGTGTCCGGCACGCGCGTCCACTTCATGCGCAAGCCGGGCGTCGGGCCCGATCCGACGCCGTTGATCCTCAGCCATGGCTGGCCGTGGACGTTCTGGCACTGGTCGAAGGTGATCGACCGGCTCGCCGACCCGGCCGCGTTCGGCGGTGACCCGGCGGACGCTTTCGAGGTGATCGTCCCGTCATTGCCGGGCTTCGGGTACTCGACGCCCACCCGGCCGGACATGAACTTCTGGAAGATCGCGGACGTCTGGCACGAACTGATGACCCGGACGCTCGGCCATGCCCGGTACGCCGCGGCGGGTTGTGACGTCGGTGCCCTCATCACGGGACAGCTCGGGCACAAGTACGCCGACGAGCTGTACGGCATCCACATCGGCTCGGCCCTGAAACTCGACCTGTTCACCGGCGACCGGGCCTGGGATTTCTCCGGCGGCAGGCCGATTCCGCCTGGGCTACCCGATGACCAGCGGGAGCGACTGGTCGAACTCGACCGGCGGTTCGCGGTGCACCTCGCCGCGCACCTGCTCGCGCCGAGCACACTCGGGTACGGACTGGCCGACTCCCCGGCCGGCATGCTGGCCTGGATTCTCGAACGATGGATGAAGTGGTCGGACAACGGCGGAGACATCTACAGCGTGTTCACCCGCGACGACCTCCTCACCCACGCGACGATCTACTGGACCGGCAACGCCATCGCCAGCTCGATCCGCACCTACGCCAACAACAACCGATACCCTTGGGCCCCCTCCCACGACCGGACGCCGATCATCGAGGCCCCGACCGGCATCACGTTCGTCGATTACGAGAACCCGCCGGGCGTCACCGGTTCCGAAGCGCGCGTCGAATCGTTCCTGGCCGGCGACCGTGCGGCTTGGTACAACCACGTCAACATCGCGGCCCATCCCAGGGGCGGCCACTTCATCCCGTGGGAGATCCCGGAACTGTGGACTGCTGACCTGGTCCGGACCTTCAGGTCGCGGCTTGGGCCGCCACCGGCGTGA